In Geminocystis sp. NIES-3709, a single genomic region encodes these proteins:
- a CDS encoding hybrid sensor histidine kinase/response regulator has protein sequence MMKISKITKNFNKLPLQIILIISFLTPTITLVGLVGYLSIKNSEKIVKEMINNLSQEIATQVVQNLDSYLALPQQISQNNYRLVQGNFLSFDNLQSWEYHLWQQIQDFPNIAFIAVANTNGEYRAGERLNNNIFTINMVSPNNNFTFKSFNTNELGEKTNLYKSLPNKDIREQIWYKKAITQGKQVWSDLHVSYLEPVLLISNLRPIDIDNNGKFEGFLNTTIKLDQLSNFLSSLKLSPSSQVFIVNNQGELIANSTLEIPFNQKDKTLILAQNSDDKLTSFIAKSLKNKISNFAEIKNTEKFIFSLDNDNYFTQVIHYQHYLGLDWFVVVVVPQSDFMKPINATFKVTILILLLALIIAIIISLLTSRWLAKPIQELATASYDLSQGNLTKKIKIQGVKELTNLSHAFNYMAEQLLTSLHALEKVNNELENRVLTRTQQLAEAKDKAEVANQAKSTFLANMSHELRTPLNAILGFAQLMMRSNTLPPQDKEKIGIINRSGEYLLTLINNVLDLAKIEAGKMSLNPQKFDLYRLLDELEDFLRLNAEQKGLQLIFEKHKETPRYLETDSVKLRQVLINLLSNAFKFTQEGGVSLFVKPEKLNLENEPKKINLRFEISDTGSGIEEKQIQELFKPFNQTDTGKNSQEGTGLGLVISRKFIELMGGEITVKSEITVGTTFLFNILANKVDNIPMEKESFVSRVIGLQSQDVASRILVVDDKTVNCQLLSSLLIPIGFAVREAYNGQEALNVWEEWQPHLIFMDMRMPVMDGYEATQAIKSTIKGNATAVIALTASVLEEEKVICLSAGCDDFLRKPFRQQAIFEIIQKHLGVEYIYESDSSFVDHNYDILTTENLMVMSDNWLKEMYSATLILDEDKILNLIREIPPENQNLANSLQELVNNFQLEQITQLIETIIQK, from the coding sequence ATGATGAAAATATCTAAGATAACCAAAAATTTTAACAAATTGCCTTTACAAATTATCTTAATTATTTCCTTTCTTACTCCAACTATAACTTTAGTAGGATTGGTGGGTTATTTATCCATTAAAAATAGTGAAAAAATAGTTAAAGAAATGATTAATAATCTCAGTCAAGAAATTGCAACTCAAGTAGTGCAAAATCTTGATTCTTATTTAGCATTACCTCAACAAATTAGTCAAAATAATTATAGATTAGTTCAAGGTAATTTTTTAAGTTTTGATAACTTGCAATCTTGGGAATATCATTTATGGCAACAAATACAAGACTTTCCTAATATAGCTTTTATTGCTGTTGCTAATACAAATGGAGAATATCGAGCAGGAGAAAGATTAAATAATAATATTTTTACCATTAATATGGTTTCTCCTAATAATAACTTTACTTTTAAATCTTTTAATACCAATGAATTAGGAGAAAAAACGAACCTTTATAAGAGTTTACCTAACAAAGATATTCGGGAACAAATTTGGTATAAAAAAGCTATTACTCAAGGGAAACAAGTTTGGAGTGATTTACACGTTTCTTATTTAGAACCAGTTTTATTAATTTCTAATTTACGACCGATCGATATTGATAATAATGGTAAATTTGAGGGTTTTTTAAACACTACCATAAAATTGGATCAACTCAGTAATTTTTTAAGTTCTTTAAAACTTAGTCCATCATCCCAAGTATTTATTGTGAATAACCAAGGAGAATTAATCGCTAATTCTACTCTAGAAATACCTTTTAATCAAAAAGATAAAACCTTAATACTTGCCCAAAATAGTGATGATAAATTAACTAGCTTTATTGCTAAATCTTTAAAAAATAAAATATCGAACTTTGCCGAAATAAAAAATACTGAAAAATTTATTTTTTCCCTAGATAATGATAATTATTTTACTCAAGTTATTCATTATCAACATTATTTAGGATTAGATTGGTTTGTGGTAGTAGTTGTACCTCAATCTGATTTTATGAAGCCAATAAATGCTACTTTTAAAGTTACTATTCTTATTCTTTTATTAGCTTTAATTATTGCCATTATTATTAGCCTCTTAACTTCTCGTTGGTTGGCAAAACCGATTCAAGAATTAGCTACCGCAAGTTACGATCTTTCTCAAGGTAATTTAACTAAAAAAATTAAAATCCAAGGAGTAAAAGAATTAACTAATCTTTCTCATGCTTTTAACTATATGGCTGAACAATTATTGACTTCTTTACACGCTTTAGAAAAAGTTAATAATGAATTAGAAAATCGTGTTTTAACTCGTACTCAACAGTTAGCAGAAGCAAAAGATAAAGCAGAAGTAGCTAACCAAGCTAAAAGTACTTTTTTAGCTAATATGAGTCATGAATTACGAACTCCTCTTAATGCAATTCTAGGTTTTGCTCAATTAATGATGCGATCGAACACACTCCCACCACAAGATAAAGAAAAAATAGGAATTATTAATCGTAGTGGAGAATATTTACTAACCTTGATTAATAATGTATTAGATTTAGCCAAAATAGAAGCGGGTAAAATGTCCTTAAATCCTCAAAAATTTGACCTTTATAGGCTTTTAGATGAGTTAGAGGACTTTTTAAGACTAAATGCAGAACAAAAAGGCTTACAGCTTATTTTTGAAAAACACAAAGAAACCCCAAGATACCTAGAAACGGACTCAGTAAAATTGCGACAAGTATTAATTAATCTTCTAAGCAATGCCTTTAAATTTACTCAAGAAGGAGGAGTTAGTTTATTCGTTAAACCTGAAAAATTAAACTTAGAAAATGAGCCAAAAAAAATTAATTTAAGATTTGAAATTAGCGATACTGGAAGCGGTATCGAAGAAAAGCAAATACAAGAATTATTTAAGCCTTTTAACCAAACTGATACAGGTAAAAATTCCCAAGAAGGTACAGGTTTAGGTTTAGTAATTAGTCGCAAATTTATAGAATTAATGGGAGGAGAAATAACCGTTAAGAGTGAAATAACTGTCGGTACAACTTTTCTATTTAATATCCTTGCCAACAAAGTTGACAATATCCCCATGGAAAAAGAATCTTTTGTTAGTAGAGTAATCGGTTTACAATCTCAAGATGTAGCAAGTCGTATTCTGGTAGTAGATGACAAGACTGTTAACTGTCAATTACTAAGTAGTCTGCTCATTCCCATTGGTTTTGCCGTCAGAGAAGCCTATAATGGTCAAGAAGCCTTAAATGTTTGGGAAGAATGGCAACCTCATCTTATTTTTATGGATATGCGAATGCCTGTCATGGATGGATATGAAGCCACTCAAGCTATAAAAAGTACTATTAAAGGCAACGCTACTGCCGTAATTGCCTTAACTGCCAGTGTGTTAGAAGAAGAAAAAGTCATTTGTCTATCTGCTGGGTGTGATGATTTTCTTCGTAAACCTTTTCGACAACAGGCTATTTTTGAGATCATTCAGAAACATTTGGGGGTAGAATATATCTATGAGTCTGATTCTTCTTTTGTCGATCATAATTACGATATTTTAACTACAGAAAATTTGATGGTAATGTCGGATAATTGGTTAAAAGAAATGTATTCAGCAACACTAATTTTAGATGAGGATAAAATTCTTAATTTGATCAGAGAAATTCCTCCTGAGAATCAAAATTTAGCCAATAGTTTACAAGAATTAGTAAATAATTTTCAACTAGAACAAATAACTCAATTAATAGAGACTATTATTCAAAAATAA
- a CDS encoding pseudouridine synthase gives MIERVQKILREWGIASRREAETMILQGRVKVNGVNTQLGDKANPSIDTIEVDGKILNKNYRPSLVYLLLNKPKDYICTCDDPEGRKTVMDLLPPQLKSGKGLHPVGRLDRNSTGALLLTNDGELTLNLTHPRYHLEKTYIVTLKGNIPNKIIQQWSEGFMWEGKQTLPAEITVNQRHNNQTKMEIILQEGRNRQIRNIAEFFGYPVISLHRKAIGFLKVGSLPYGNYRHLTKEEITILKQSEKLVRNQI, from the coding sequence ATGATTGAAAGAGTACAAAAAATATTACGAGAATGGGGTATCGCTTCCCGTCGAGAGGCGGAAACAATGATTTTACAGGGGAGAGTTAAAGTTAATGGAGTTAATACCCAATTGGGAGACAAAGCTAATCCCTCGATCGACACCATAGAAGTTGATGGTAAAATCTTAAATAAAAATTATCGTCCTTCCTTAGTGTATCTTTTACTGAATAAGCCTAAAGATTACATTTGTACCTGTGATGATCCTGAAGGAAGAAAAACAGTTATGGATTTATTACCTCCGCAGTTGAAGTCAGGTAAAGGATTACATCCAGTAGGGAGGCTCGATCGCAATTCTACGGGAGCGTTATTATTAACTAATGATGGAGAATTGACTCTCAATTTAACTCATCCCCGTTATCACTTAGAAAAAACTTACATTGTCACCTTAAAAGGCAATATTCCTAATAAAATTATACAGCAATGGTCGGAAGGATTTATGTGGGAAGGAAAACAGACTCTCCCGGCAGAAATTACTGTCAATCAAAGACACAACAATCAAACTAAGATGGAGATCATACTTCAAGAAGGACGTAATCGTCAAATTCGTAACATTGCTGAGTTTTTTGGTTATCCTGTTATCAGTTTACATCGAAAAGCGATCGGATTTCTAAAAGTTGGTTCTTTACCCTACGGAAATTATCGCCATTTAACAAAAGAAGAAATTACAATCTTAAAACAAAGTGAAAAATTAGTGCGTAATCAAATTTAG
- a CDS encoding DUF2993 domain-containing protein — translation MTIKSKSEIITRFLTPAIKFWLRSQLETVEDLKMEIHAGDKQILTGKINQVSLETTKAIYQGIHVSKASVNTENIAVNLGGILRGKPLKLLQPIFVNGEVILTDNDLQTSLESSLLHQGLIDLVHLLLEHQEILNYENILAQYKFFWNNITLKDDKFILTAVLTNSIEENFNLTITSSLTLKNDRILLFNPIKIIGIPEIKNIIITEFEVDLGNDVSLEKLILTSQNLSCIGKLKVISE, via the coding sequence ATGACTATAAAAAGTAAATCGGAAATTATTACTCGTTTCCTCACTCCTGCAATTAAATTTTGGTTGCGTAGTCAATTAGAAACAGTAGAAGATTTGAAGATGGAAATTCATGCGGGAGATAAACAAATTTTAACAGGAAAAATTAATCAAGTATCTCTTGAAACCACCAAAGCAATTTATCAAGGTATTCATGTTAGTAAAGCCTCCGTTAATACTGAAAATATAGCAGTTAATTTAGGAGGAATATTAAGAGGAAAACCTTTAAAACTATTACAACCAATTTTTGTTAATGGAGAAGTAATCTTAACTGATAATGATTTACAAACTTCTCTTGAATCTAGTCTTTTACATCAAGGATTAATAGATTTAGTTCATCTTCTTTTAGAGCATCAAGAAATACTTAACTATGAAAATATTTTAGCTCAATATAAATTCTTTTGGAATAACATCACACTAAAAGATGACAAGTTTATTTTAACCGCAGTTTTAACCAATTCGATCGAAGAAAATTTTAACTTAACCATTACCTCTAGTTTAACATTAAAGAACGATCGAATTCTCCTATTCAATCCCATAAAAATTATTGGTATTCCCGAAATAAAAAATATTATTATTACTGAGTTTGAAGTTGACTTAGGAAATGATGTTTCTTTAGAAAAGTTAATTTTAACTTCTCAAAATTTATCTTGTATTGGGAAACTAAAAGTTATTAGTGAATAA
- a CDS encoding response regulator, whose translation MKINNYQNKRDILIVDDLPDNLRVLSEILIERNYQVRKAINGKTAIRAAQLSMPDLILLDIKMPEMDGYDVCKELKSNKKTAEIPIIFISALDDTIDKIKAFEVGGVDYVTKPFHVEEVLARIESQLTIQRQKKQLQKEIEQRKYTEEILHQSRAVLSSVLNSSLDGIAALQAIRDNSTGEIIDFRCLIVNPVIAKVFGKNKNDLVGKIGIRKIIDKIDNNLFNSLVKVVETGKSLSTDLYYQCDSLKYWFHFIAVKLGDGCSVTVKNITSRKETELELKKINLDLETFSRSVAHDLRNYINNINFAGNLLAEEINLDGSENEKELIDIINLSCDRTMSILEGITQLSQLKSEPIKPISFNLSPLVSEILNYLQNNEPRINIKFMIQDDVFVNADRKLLNIAIENLIKNAWKYTKKTDETIIEFGEIKSTEKLWQEKIKLIDISPLQFKQKSIYFIKDNGIGFNSVLEKELFTPFKKLHGDSDFDGTGIGLSIVRRIIELHDGVIWAESQLNQGAAFYFILATD comes from the coding sequence ATGAAAATTAATAACTATCAGAATAAAAGGGATATTTTAATTGTTGATGATTTACCGGATAATTTAAGAGTATTATCTGAAATTTTAATAGAAAGAAATTATCAAGTCAGAAAAGCTATCAATGGTAAAACTGCTATTCGAGCAGCACAGCTTTCTATGCCTGATTTAATTCTTTTAGATATAAAAATGCCTGAAATGGATGGTTATGATGTTTGTAAAGAGTTAAAATCTAATAAAAAAACCGCAGAAATTCCGATTATTTTTATAAGTGCTTTAGATGATACGATCGATAAAATAAAGGCTTTTGAAGTTGGAGGAGTTGATTATGTAACAAAACCATTTCATGTAGAAGAAGTATTAGCTAGAATTGAAAGTCAATTAACGATTCAAAGACAAAAAAAACAATTACAAAAAGAGATTGAACAAAGAAAATATACAGAAGAAATCTTACATCAATCAAGAGCAGTTTTATCCAGTGTATTAAATAGTTCTCTTGATGGAATTGCTGCGTTACAAGCCATAAGAGATAATTCTACAGGAGAAATAATTGATTTTCGTTGTTTAATAGTTAATCCTGTAATTGCGAAAGTTTTTGGAAAAAATAAAAATGATTTAGTAGGTAAAATTGGCATCAGAAAAATTATTGATAAAATTGATAATAATCTATTTAATTCCTTAGTAAAAGTAGTAGAAACAGGAAAATCTTTAAGTACTGATTTATATTATCAGTGCGATTCTTTAAAATATTGGTTTCATTTTATTGCCGTCAAATTAGGTGATGGTTGCTCCGTTACTGTCAAAAATATTACCAGTCGAAAAGAAACAGAATTAGAACTAAAAAAAATTAATTTAGATTTAGAAACATTCTCTCGTAGTGTTGCCCATGATTTACGAAATTATATCAATAATATTAACTTTGCCGGTAATTTATTAGCAGAAGAAATTAATTTAGATGGCTCGGAAAATGAAAAAGAATTAATTGACATAATCAATCTATCTTGTGATCGAACTATGAGTATTTTGGAAGGGATTACTCAACTATCCCAGTTAAAATCTGAACCGATTAAACCCATTTCTTTTAATCTTTCTCCATTGGTTAGTGAAATTTTAAATTATCTCCAAAATAACGAACCAAGAATAAATATTAAATTTATGATTCAAGATGATGTTTTTGTAAATGCCGATCGAAAACTACTTAATATTGCGATCGAAAATTTAATTAAAAATGCTTGGAAATATACAAAAAAAACCGATGAAACTATAATCGAATTTGGGGAAATAAAATCTACAGAAAAACTATGGCAAGAAAAAATTAAATTAATAGATATTTCTCCTTTACAGTTTAAACAAAAAAGTATTTATTTTATTAAAGATAATGGTATCGGTTTCAATTCAGTCTTAGAGAAAGAACTATTTACACCTTTTAAGAAGTTACATGGAGATTCCGATTTTGATGGCACGGGTATTGGCTTATCTATTGTGCGCCGAATTATTGAACTTCATGATGGTGTTATTTGGGCAGAATCACAGTTAAATCAAGGGGCTGCTTTTTATTTTATTCTTGCCACCGATTAA
- a CDS encoding helix-turn-helix domain-containing protein: MNFFKKPFIETIDYNQIRQEQLDKIAILIKEKRLELDFDQEIISNHLHIPVSILKAIESADLSHLPEPVFTQQLIRKYANYLKLNGDELTDKFPVQLTSKIKEKKYGFQGLNFSFKLNIKPQHLYLFYFLLLFFSIRNLSTILESPLFTQTKIPQKQIFETNTNPPTASPPVNTNPEIISIVEKQQEKPPTPEELTVKVTVKDDCWVKVSVDGKPTFEGVLNKGLQKQWVGKQKVTIRAGNAGGLLISVNGEKPQELGKVGQVQEATFELPIRS; encoded by the coding sequence ATGAATTTTTTTAAAAAACCTTTTATAGAAACGATCGATTATAACCAAATAAGGCAGGAACAATTAGATAAAATAGCTATATTAATTAAGGAAAAAAGGTTAGAATTAGATTTCGATCAAGAAATTATATCTAATCATTTACACATTCCAGTTAGCATTTTAAAAGCCATTGAATCTGCTGATTTATCCCATTTACCTGAGCCAGTTTTTACTCAACAATTAATTAGAAAGTATGCTAATTATCTTAAATTAAATGGAGATGAACTAACAGATAAGTTTCCCGTACAATTAACTTCTAAAATTAAGGAAAAAAAATATGGTTTTCAAGGGTTAAATTTTAGTTTTAAATTAAACATTAAACCTCAACACTTATATCTATTCTATTTTTTACTCTTGTTTTTTTCCATTAGAAATTTAAGTACTATTTTAGAATCGCCTCTATTTACTCAAACAAAAATCCCTCAAAAACAAATCTTTGAGACAAATACGAATCCTCCTACCGCATCTCCCCCTGTTAATACCAATCCCGAAATAATTTCTATTGTGGAGAAACAACAAGAAAAGCCACCAACTCCAGAAGAATTAACCGTCAAAGTCACCGTAAAAGATGATTGTTGGGTGAAAGTTTCTGTCGATGGTAAACCTACTTTTGAAGGTGTGCTTAATAAAGGATTACAAAAACAGTGGGTTGGGAAACAAAAAGTTACTATTCGTGCAGGAAACGCTGGTGGTTTATTAATTAGTGTCAATGGCGAAAAACCTCAAGAATTAGGTAAAGTAGGACAAGTACAAGAAGCTACTTTTGAACTTCCAATTCGATCGTAG
- a CDS encoding PAS domain S-box protein has translation MPQLLQSNKSKKTPFSNISLKWVLIVPFVVQILGAVGLVGYLSYKSDRESIKELIVEIHRETTNNVVGYLDNYLATPVLINRINADAFRLGYLNLNNTSQLEQYLYNQLQQFPKVSHIMVGTEKGVFRVANRNPSPSILETNPNKPNQLDVYKVDEKGKKTQLINSFQPFNLQSRPWYKFAVKAGKPVRIPIFQLSDNSDLSLNSSYPIYDSKTGKLLGVFSAASDLNFFRKYISSLQIGKNGRVFIVDKNGFLIGNSTNHLPFHKTEKNGEIILEKIKAIDSEDSLIQATSRYLTNQFNGFNNINQKLPLDFLREDNGDRQFVQVVPYEGNLDLDWLIVVVVPESDFTTKIEDNNRRTIFLSFLTLITTTGVGILTARWMSAPISSLSQASKSLAKGEDYEALSENHFIREIGILSVSFNQMAQQIQESFNNVERALKESEAKYEITLTTLQESEARWQLAVEGSGDGTWDWNPQTNQVHFSRQWKLMLGYDDDEIGDRIEEWSDRVHPDDIASCYEDIAKYLRGETTIYQNEHRMLCKDGTYKWILDRGQVIERDDKGQPLRFIGTHSDIHNRIQTELELKDSERKYRELINNLHAGMVVHDKNSAITLCNSTASKLLGLTFEQMSGKTAIDPAWHFFLENSEIMPFEAYPVNQVLKTQQPLRNYLVGINRPIDQSRVWVLVDAFPEFDSKGEIKQVIVTFIDISDRKRIEIELQQSQAKFQRLVEDIGEKFVVFSHNGIEGIVNYLSGGFASVFGVSQENMIDKYWGKSINWLPESIEIATDSIIQMTENKADFMQFEMSFIHPDNSVHTIQVSQHPARDNNGNVVAIEGIVEDITERKKAEKTLQSQFNKIILLRKISDKIRQSLEIEIILESGVNEIGKVFNVNRAVIFTCYPDKEKNITKVVSVAVYISGDYPSFLNIEIPVIGNPYMETLVTQEGAIPVDDVTTYLPLANVQNIMELMQIKSLLAAGTFYQGEVNGAIGLHHCDKHHHWTEDEIELLESLAGQFGIAIAQSKLLKQEQERLQELAQKNTQLQKAQQSAEAATQAKSEFLANMSHEIRTPMNGVLGMTQLLSMTNLTDEQQDIVKTIKDSGDALLTIINDILDFSKIESGKLELEEHPFNLPKLIKSVSNLMSQIAESKNLNLKYSINPDVATNFLGDTSRLRQILLNLMGNAIKFTHQGEIFMNITNYKNSSENLIVSVKDTGIGIDGDRLKKLFQPFSQADASISRKYGGTGLGLAISKSLINLMGGTIWIESKGNIGGNPDDNWVLDSCTEGTTFYFTLRLKTSLDSDIQEAKITEKPLESLQSDKSNLKILLAEDNKVNQKVALLTLKKLGYTADIANNGVEVLQMLEKQFYDLILMDMQMPEMDGLTATKIIRESSQSQPYIIALTANALEGDRQICLNAGMNDYISKPIVIKELSQSLSKL, from the coding sequence ATGCCACAACTATTGCAATCCAATAAATCAAAAAAAACACCATTTTCTAATATTTCTCTGAAATGGGTGTTGATTGTACCTTTTGTGGTACAAATTTTAGGTGCTGTAGGTTTAGTGGGCTATTTGTCTTATAAGAGCGATCGAGAATCTATCAAAGAATTAATCGTGGAAATCCATCGGGAAACTACCAATAACGTAGTGGGGTATTTAGATAACTATTTAGCTACCCCTGTGTTAATAAATCGTATCAATGCGGACGCTTTTCGTCTCGGATACCTCAATCTTAACAATACATCTCAGTTGGAACAATATCTTTATAATCAATTGCAACAATTTCCGAAGGTTAGTCATATCATGGTAGGTACGGAAAAAGGCGTTTTTCGGGTGGCGAATCGTAATCCTTCTCCGAGTATCCTAGAGACAAATCCTAATAAACCTAACCAACTTGATGTTTATAAAGTAGATGAAAAAGGCAAAAAAACTCAACTAATTAACTCTTTTCAACCCTTTAATCTCCAATCTCGCCCTTGGTATAAATTTGCCGTCAAAGCGGGTAAACCAGTGCGAATACCTATCTTTCAATTATCGGATAATTCTGATCTTTCTCTTAATAGCAGCTATCCTATTTATGATTCCAAAACTGGTAAATTATTAGGAGTTTTTTCTGCCGCCTCGGATTTAAACTTTTTTCGTAAATATATTTCTAGTTTACAAATTGGTAAAAATGGGCGAGTATTTATTGTTGATAAAAATGGCTTTTTAATAGGTAATTCTACTAATCATTTACCTTTTCATAAAACAGAAAAAAATGGTGAAATTATCCTTGAAAAAATTAAAGCCATAGACAGTGAAGATTCTTTAATTCAAGCTACCAGTCGCTATTTAACTAATCAATTTAATGGTTTTAATAATATTAATCAAAAGTTACCATTAGATTTTTTGAGAGAGGATAATGGCGATCGCCAATTTGTACAAGTTGTACCCTATGAGGGAAATTTAGACTTAGATTGGTTAATTGTGGTAGTTGTACCTGAATCAGATTTTACGACAAAAATTGAAGACAACAATCGTCGCACTATTTTCTTATCTTTTTTGACATTAATTACGACAACGGGAGTCGGTATTTTAACTGCCCGTTGGATGAGTGCGCCTATTTCAAGCTTAAGTCAAGCCAGTAAATCCTTAGCCAAAGGAGAAGATTATGAGGCTTTATCGGAAAATCATTTTATTAGAGAAATAGGAATTTTATCTGTTTCTTTTAATCAAATGGCACAACAAATTCAGGAATCCTTTAATAATGTGGAAAGAGCTTTAAAAGAATCTGAGGCTAAATATGAAATAACGTTGACTACTTTGCAAGAAAGTGAAGCTCGGTGGCAGTTAGCAGTAGAAGGCTCTGGAGACGGTACTTGGGACTGGAATCCTCAAACTAATCAAGTACATTTTTCTCGTCAGTGGAAACTGATGTTAGGTTATGATGATGATGAAATTGGCGATCGTATAGAAGAATGGAGCGATCGAGTACACCCTGATGATATAGCCTCTTGTTATGAAGATATTGCCAAATATTTGCGGGGAGAAACAACCATTTATCAAAATGAACATCGAATGCTCTGTAAAGATGGTACTTATAAATGGATTTTAGATCGAGGGCAAGTAATTGAAAGAGACGACAAAGGACAACCATTAAGATTTATTGGCACTCATAGCGATATTCATAATCGTATTCAAACAGAATTAGAGCTAAAAGACAGCGAAAGAAAATATCGAGAATTAATTAATAATTTACACGCTGGAATGGTGGTTCATGACAAAAATAGTGCTATTACTTTATGTAATTCTACCGCCAGTAAACTTCTAGGATTAACCTTCGAGCAAATGTCAGGTAAAACGGCGATCGATCCTGCTTGGCACTTCTTTCTGGAAAATAGCGAAATCATGCCCTTTGAGGCTTATCCCGTCAACCAGGTGTTAAAAACACAACAACCTTTGAGAAATTATCTTGTAGGCATTAATAGACCAATTGATCAATCAAGAGTTTGGGTTTTAGTTGATGCTTTTCCTGAGTTTGATAGTAAAGGAGAAATTAAACAAGTTATCGTCACATTTATTGATATTAGCGATCGTAAAAGAATAGAAATAGAATTACAACAAAGTCAAGCTAAATTTCAGCGATTAGTAGAGGATATAGGGGAAAAATTCGTTGTTTTTAGTCATAACGGTATAGAAGGCATCGTCAACTATCTCAGTGGAGGTTTTGCTTCAGTTTTTGGTGTAAGTCAGGAGAATATGATTGATAAATATTGGGGGAAATCTATAAATTGGTTGCCAGAATCCATCGAAATTGCGACAGACTCTATTATTCAAATGACGGAAAATAAAGCAGATTTTATGCAATTCGAGATGTCTTTTATTCATCCTGACAATAGTGTGCATACCATACAAGTTTCTCAACATCCCGCCAGAGATAATAACGGTAATGTGGTAGCCATCGAAGGTATTGTAGAAGATATTACTGAGAGAAAAAAAGCAGAAAAAACCTTACAGAGTCAGTTTAATAAAATTATCCTTCTACGAAAAATCAGTGATAAGATTCGTCAAAGTTTAGAAATAGAAATAATCCTTGAATCTGGTGTCAATGAAATTGGCAAAGTATTTAACGTCAATCGTGCCGTGATTTTTACTTGTTATCCTGATAAAGAAAAAAATATCACTAAAGTTGTATCGGTGGCAGTATATATTAGTGGTGATTATCCTTCTTTCTTAAACATCGAAATTCCTGTCATTGGTAATCCTTATATGGAAACTCTCGTTACCCAAGAAGGCGCAATTCCGGTGGATGATGTTACTACTTATCTCCCATTAGCCAACGTTCAAAATATTATGGAATTAATGCAAATTAAATCCTTGTTAGCCGCCGGTACATTTTATCAAGGAGAAGTTAATGGTGCAATCGGATTACATCATTGCGACAAACATCATCACTGGACAGAGGATGAAATTGAACTACTGGAATCTTTGGCAGGACAATTCGGCATTGCGATCGCCCAATCTAAACTATTAAAACAAGAACAAGAACGATTACAAGAACTAGCACAAAAAAATACTCAATTGCAAAAAGCACAACAATCCGCCGAAGCCGCCACCCAAGCTAAAAGTGAATTTTTGGCGAATATGAGTCACGAAATCCGCACCCCCATGAATGGTGTATTAGGAATGACGCAACTACTTTCTATGACTAATCTTACCGATGAACAACAAGATATTGTTAAAACTATTAAAGATAGTGGAGACGCATTGTTGACTATTATTAACGATATTTTGGACTTCTCGAAAATTGAATCAGGCAAATTAGAGTTAGAAGAACATCCTTTCAATTTACCAAAATTAATCAAATCAGTATCTAATCTGATGTCTCAAATTGCAGAAAGCAAAAATCTTAATCTGAAATATAGCATTAATCCTGATGTCGCAACCAACTTTTTAGGAGATACTTCCCGTCTGCGTCAAATCTTGTTAAATCTCATGGGCAACGCCATTAAATTTACCCATCAAGGAGAGATTTTTATGAATATTACTAACTACAAGAATTCCTCAGAAAATTTGATAGTGAGTGTTAAAGATACTGGTATTGGTATAGATGGCGATCGTCTTAAAAAACTATTTCAACCCTTTAGCCAAGCAGATGCTTCTATTAGTCGTAAATATGGCGGTACGGGGTTAGGATTAGCTATTAGTAAAAGTTTAATCAATTTAATGGGCGGTACAATTTGGATCGAAAGCAAAGGCAATATTGGTGGAAATCCTGATGATAATTGGGTGTTAGATTCATGTACTGAAGGAACGACATTTTATTTTACTCTCCGACTCAAAACCAGCCTTGACAGTGATATTCAAGAAGCAAAAATTACCGAAAAACCGCTAGAATCATTACAAAGTGACAAATCAAATCTTAAAATTCTCCTTGCCGAAGATAACAAAGTCAATCAAAAAGTCGCCCTTTTAACTCTCAAAAAACTGGGCTACACTGCTGACATTGCTAATAATGGTGTAGAAGTATTGCAGATGTTAGAAAAACAATTTTACGATCTCATTTTAATGGATATGCAGATGCCAGAAATGGATGGTTTAACCGCCACTAAAATTATCCGTGAATCATCACAATCTCAACCTTATATCATTGCTTTAACCGCAAATGCCTTGGAAGGCGATCGACAAATATGCTTAAATGCAGGAATGAATGATTATATTAGCAAACCTATTGTGATAAAGGAACTCAGTCAAAGTTTATCAAAATTATAG